From Dromaius novaehollandiae isolate bDroNov1 chromosome 15, bDroNov1.hap1, whole genome shotgun sequence, a single genomic window includes:
- the FAF2 gene encoding FAS-associated factor 2 isoform X2, translating to MDQCRHTLEQHNWNIEAAVQDRLNEQEGVPSVFNPPPSRPLQVNTADHRIYSYVVSRPQPRGLLGWGYYLIMLPFRFTYYTLLDIFRFALRFIRPDPRSRVTDPVGDIISFIHMFEEKYGRIHPVFYQGTYSQALNDAKRELRFLLVYLHGDDHQDTDEFCRNTLCVPEVITLINTRMLFWACSTNKPEGYRVSQALRENTYPFLAVIMLKDRRMTVVGRLEGLIQADDLINQLTFIMDANQTYLVSERLEREERNQTQVLRQQQDEAYLASLRADQEKERKKKEERERKKKKEEEVQQQKLAEERRRQTLQEEKERKSECLPPEPHPDDPESVKIIFKLPNDSRVERRFHFTQSLTVIHDFLFSLKESPEKFQIEANFPRRVLPCLPTEEWPNPPTLQEAGLSHTEVLFVQDLTDD from the exons ATGGACCAATGTCGTCACACACTGGAGCAGCACAACTGGAACATAGAG GCAGCTGTACAGGACCGACTGAATGAGCAAGAGGGTGTCCCGAGTGTCTTTAATCCACCTCCGTCTCGGCCATTGCAAGTCAATACAGCCGACCACAGGATCTACAGCTATGTCGTCTCAAGGCCACAGCCAAGG GGTCTGTTAGGATGGGGTTACTACTTGATAATGCTTCCATTCCGATTTACCTATTACACATTACTTGATATATTTAG GTTTGCTCTGCGTTTTATACGCCCTGATCCTCGTAGTCGGGTCACTGACCCAGTGGGTGACATTATTTCGTTTATTCATATGTTTGAGGAAAAATATGGGAGGATACACCCTGTCTTCTACCAGGGAACTTACAGCCAG GCACTGAACGATGCTAAGCGGGAGCTGCGTTTCCTGTTGGTTTATCTTCATGGAGATGACCACCAAGATACTGATGAATTCTGCCG CAATACGCTGTGCGTACCTGAGGTGATCACCCTCATAAACACTAGGATGCTCTTTTGGGCTTGCTCAACCAATAAACCAGAGGGATACAGAG TCTCCCAGGCTCTGCGAGAGAACACATATCCATTCCTGGCTGTGATTATGCTGAAAGATCGCAGAATGACAGTAGTTGGGCGGCTAGAAGGCCTCATCCAGGCTGATGACCTCATTAATCAGCTGACATTCATCATGGATGCCAACCAGACTTACCTGGTGTCAGAGCGCCTGGAAAG GGAAGAGAGGAACCAAACCCAGGTTCTGAGGCAGCAGCAAGATGAGGCTTATCTGGCATCCTTGCGTGCAGACCAGGAAAAGGAGCGCAAGAAGAAGGAGGAAcgggagaggaagaagaagaaggaggaggaagtgcaGCAGCAAAAACTAGCAGAGGAAAGACGGCGACAG AcgctgcaggaggagaaggagcggAAGTCTGAATGCCTTCCTCCTGAGCCACATCCTGATGACCCCGAGAGTGTTAAGATCATTTTCAAGCTGCCTAATGATTCCAGAGTGGAGCGGCGATTCCACTTCACACAGTCATTGACG GTGATACATGACTTCTTGTTCTCCTTGAAAGAGAGCCCTgaaaagttccagattgaggccAACTTCCCTCGCCGtgtcctgccctgcctgcctaCAGAGGAGTGGCCCAACCCACCCACGCTGCAGGAGGCCGGACTCAGCCACACGGAAGTCCTCTTTGTGCAGGACCTTACGGACGATTGA
- the RNF44 gene encoding RING finger protein 44 translates to MRPWELAVNRRPPSAPFNQRRFSGGPCSSPDHLRRSPPARRQWGRRDRPLATLLGQDETQLHPAFPQQPHLPVDEPRAYALPSTPPRMLHPAAHPPHQNPFMVDLHDQVHQGPVPLSYTVTTVTTQGFPIHTGQHIPGCSTQQLPACSVMFSGQHYPLCCLPPPLIQACAMQQLPVSYQTFPPIISSDHYILHPPPPPVPPHQPPHMAPLGQFVPLQAQHPRMPLQRIDNDVDLRGEQHPIAGFTYPPSHHTPALSPSVPLHYLPHDPLHQELPFGVPYPHMMPRRLNAQRYRLQQALPPPPPPPPPPPYYPSFLPYFLSMLPVSPTAVGPTISLDLDVDDVEMENYEALLNLAERLGEAKPRGLTKADIEHLPSYRFNPESHQSEQTLCVVCFSDFEARQLLRVLPCNHEFHAKCVDKWLKANRTCPICRADASEVQREAD, encoded by the exons ATGCGACCATGGGAACTGGCAGTGAATAGGcggcctccctctgcccctttTAACCAACGCCGTTTCTCAGGGGGACCCTGCAGCAGCCCCGACCACCTCCGGCGAAG cccccctgcCAGGCGTCAGTGGGGACGACGCGACCGACCTCTGGCAACCCTGCTGGGCCAGGATGAGACCCAGCTGCACCCTGCCTTCCCCCAGCAGCCGCACCTCCCTGTAGATGAGCCCCGCGCCTACGCTCTCCCCAGCACACCGCCACGAATGCTTCACCCGGCCGCACACCCGCCCCACCAGAACCCATTCATGGTGGATCTGCATGACCAG GTGCACCAGGGACCTGTCCCTCTCTCCTACACGGTTACCACCGTCACGACGCAAGGCTTCCCCATCCACACCGGCCAGCACATCCCTGGGTGCagcacccagcagctcccagcatgctCAGTGATGTTCAGTGGACAGCACTACCCGCTCTGCTGCCTCCCACCCCCG CTGATCCAGGCATGCGCCATGCAACAGCTCCCCGTCTCCTACCAGACGTTTCCCCCCATCATCTCCAGCGACCATTACATCCTGCACCCCCCGCCGCCACCGGTGCCCCCCCACCAGCCACCCCACATGGCCCCCCTGGGGCAGTTCGTACCTCTCCAAGCCCAGCACCCGCGCATG CCTCTGCAGAGGATAGACAATGACGTGGACCTGCGAGGGGAGCAGCACCCCATCGCGGGCTTCACATACCCCCCGTCCCACCACACTCCCGCATTGTCCCCCTCCGTGCCGCTGCATTACCTCCCCCACGACCCGCTGCACCAAGAGCTGCCATTTGGCGTG CCATACCCCCACATGATGCCCCGGCGGCTGAACGCCCAGCGGTACcggctgcagcaggcgctgcccccgccgccgcccccgccaccACCCCCTCCATACTACCCGAGCTTCCTGCCCTATTTCCT CTCCATGCTTCCCGTGTCGCCAACGGCCGTGGGGCCCACGATCAGCCTGGACCTGGACGTGGATGACGTGGAGATGGAGAATTACGAG GCATTGCTGAACCTGGCCGAGCGGCTGGGGGAGGCCAAGCCGCGGGGACTCACCAAAGCAGACATCGAGCACCTCCCGTCCTACCGCTTCAACCCTGAGAGCCACCAGTCCGAGCAGACCTT GTGCGTCGTGTGCTTCAGCGACTTCGAGGCACGGCAGCTTCTCCGCGTCCTGCCCTGCAACCACGAGTTTCACGCCAAGTGTGTCGACAAATGGTTAAAG GCGAACCGCACGTGCCCCATCTGCCGGGCGGACGCGTCGGAGGTGCAGCGGGAGGCGGACTGA
- the FAF2 gene encoding FAS-associated factor 2 isoform X1, producing the protein MGFGHFRRSPGALRPSPECGRVFPAVAERRLLGCQSRARARALPESRGGSAGGRRQFRRVTERRVRGGRKMAAPEERELTAEQTEKLLQFQDLTGIESMDQCRHTLEQHNWNIEAAVQDRLNEQEGVPSVFNPPPSRPLQVNTADHRIYSYVVSRPQPRGLLGWGYYLIMLPFRFTYYTLLDIFRFALRFIRPDPRSRVTDPVGDIISFIHMFEEKYGRIHPVFYQGTYSQALNDAKRELRFLLVYLHGDDHQDTDEFCRNTLCVPEVITLINTRMLFWACSTNKPEGYRVSQALRENTYPFLAVIMLKDRRMTVVGRLEGLIQADDLINQLTFIMDANQTYLVSERLEREERNQTQVLRQQQDEAYLASLRADQEKERKKKEERERKKKKEEEVQQQKLAEERRRQTLQEEKERKSECLPPEPHPDDPESVKIIFKLPNDSRVERRFHFTQSLTVIHDFLFSLKESPEKFQIEANFPRRVLPCLPTEEWPNPPTLQEAGLSHTEVLFVQDLTDD; encoded by the exons ATGGGCTTCGGGCATTTCCGGAGATCTCCGGGAGCTCTTCGGCCATCTCCGGAATGCGGCCGAGTATTTCCGGCTGTGGCCGAGAGACGGCTGTTGGGTTGCCAGTcgcgcgcgcgggcgcgcgccCTCCCCGAGAGCCGGGGCGGAAGTGCTGGTGGGCGACGTCAGTTCCGGAGAGTGACGGAGCGGCGGGTCAGAGGCGGCAGGAAAATGGCGGCGCCTGAGGAGCGGGAGCTGACGGCGGAGCAGACCGAGAAgctgctgcagttccag GACTTGACTGGCATAGAGTCCATGGACCAATGTCGTCACACACTGGAGCAGCACAACTGGAACATAGAG GCAGCTGTACAGGACCGACTGAATGAGCAAGAGGGTGTCCCGAGTGTCTTTAATCCACCTCCGTCTCGGCCATTGCAAGTCAATACAGCCGACCACAGGATCTACAGCTATGTCGTCTCAAGGCCACAGCCAAGG GGTCTGTTAGGATGGGGTTACTACTTGATAATGCTTCCATTCCGATTTACCTATTACACATTACTTGATATATTTAG GTTTGCTCTGCGTTTTATACGCCCTGATCCTCGTAGTCGGGTCACTGACCCAGTGGGTGACATTATTTCGTTTATTCATATGTTTGAGGAAAAATATGGGAGGATACACCCTGTCTTCTACCAGGGAACTTACAGCCAG GCACTGAACGATGCTAAGCGGGAGCTGCGTTTCCTGTTGGTTTATCTTCATGGAGATGACCACCAAGATACTGATGAATTCTGCCG CAATACGCTGTGCGTACCTGAGGTGATCACCCTCATAAACACTAGGATGCTCTTTTGGGCTTGCTCAACCAATAAACCAGAGGGATACAGAG TCTCCCAGGCTCTGCGAGAGAACACATATCCATTCCTGGCTGTGATTATGCTGAAAGATCGCAGAATGACAGTAGTTGGGCGGCTAGAAGGCCTCATCCAGGCTGATGACCTCATTAATCAGCTGACATTCATCATGGATGCCAACCAGACTTACCTGGTGTCAGAGCGCCTGGAAAG GGAAGAGAGGAACCAAACCCAGGTTCTGAGGCAGCAGCAAGATGAGGCTTATCTGGCATCCTTGCGTGCAGACCAGGAAAAGGAGCGCAAGAAGAAGGAGGAAcgggagaggaagaagaagaaggaggaggaagtgcaGCAGCAAAAACTAGCAGAGGAAAGACGGCGACAG AcgctgcaggaggagaaggagcggAAGTCTGAATGCCTTCCTCCTGAGCCACATCCTGATGACCCCGAGAGTGTTAAGATCATTTTCAAGCTGCCTAATGATTCCAGAGTGGAGCGGCGATTCCACTTCACACAGTCATTGACG GTGATACATGACTTCTTGTTCTCCTTGAAAGAGAGCCCTgaaaagttccagattgaggccAACTTCCCTCGCCGtgtcctgccctgcctgcctaCAGAGGAGTGGCCCAACCCACCCACGCTGCAGGAGGCCGGACTCAGCCACACGGAAGTCCTCTTTGTGCAGGACCTTACGGACGATTGA